A region from the Streptomyces lydicus genome encodes:
- a CDS encoding DUF6233 domain-containing protein produces MEAAEYGVWVTSEQLQPIEGIDLSRVPTRRLPPELPPPRPSGWVTLPDPKRRGGTVVHEAGCRQASGGGVELGVMEALDALMRPGARACHDCDAAAALKPALELGTGYV; encoded by the coding sequence GTGGAAGCAGCCGAGTACGGGGTTTGGGTCACCTCCGAGCAGCTCCAGCCGATCGAGGGGATCGATCTGTCCCGTGTGCCGACGCGCCGACTCCCCCCAGAGCTCCCCCCGCCGCGTCCCTCGGGGTGGGTCACGCTGCCCGACCCGAAACGGCGCGGCGGAACGGTGGTGCACGAAGCGGGCTGCCGGCAAGCCAGTGGAGGAGGGGTCGAGCTGGGCGTGATGGAGGCGCTCGACGCACTGATGCGGCCGGGCGCGCGAGCCTGCCACGACTGCGACGCCGCCGCGGCACTCAAGCCCGCGCTGGAACTCGGAACGGGGTACGTCTAG
- a CDS encoding phosphatidylinositol-specific phospholipase C domain-containing protein, producing MNEIAAEEEMNAAPELLEKLPEHGESDPSVYEEEAPPPAEKPLEELPHEKWAGKSAPADAGQVMPLSDWMAGVPDNIKLSDMSIPGTHESCSRYDTWSFGYAQCQDWSLPQQFAAGVRFVDIRCRVVGGGSGRSFAVHHGDVYQKMMFGDAMQQCWDYLQAHPGETILMRLSQTKSNESAETFRWVFDNSYATWRYRFHIATSVPDLGQVRGKIVLMTRAPYIGGLNLGSSLFDTQDVWERPTIAYKKQLVHNHLVKAINAGSSRSQIFMNYTSANSGPQYGVTPWAYARDVNPYTLSEANRLYSPGRRVGVIAMDFINHHSAVTAAIVKMNKTGRYPIVLDMSPTTVSSVPYAGGAGQSFRIVPQADGSFGIRSVYFNSVLGMTSGGAVTARPYTGGQDQSFSIVPQGDGSIGIRNKYYDRVLTFSNTGAVSAEPYTGHAGQSFTSAPQADGSTGIRSRYFWTGS from the coding sequence ATGAACGAGATCGCTGCCGAAGAAGAAATGAACGCTGCCCCTGAGCTGCTCGAAAAGCTTCCGGAGCACGGAGAATCCGATCCTTCCGTCTATGAAGAGGAAGCGCCCCCACCGGCGGAGAAGCCCTTGGAGGAGCTGCCGCACGAGAAGTGGGCCGGGAAGTCCGCACCCGCCGATGCAGGGCAGGTCATGCCTCTGTCCGACTGGATGGCGGGTGTTCCCGACAACATCAAGCTGAGTGACATGTCGATCCCGGGCACGCATGAGTCCTGCTCGCGGTATGACACGTGGTCGTTCGGGTACGCCCAGTGCCAGGATTGGAGCCTTCCCCAACAATTCGCAGCCGGTGTCCGGTTCGTCGATATTCGTTGTCGAGTGGTAGGCGGCGGCTCCGGACGCAGTTTCGCTGTCCACCACGGCGACGTCTACCAGAAAATGATGTTCGGCGATGCCATGCAGCAGTGTTGGGACTACTTGCAGGCACACCCCGGCGAGACGATCCTGATGCGACTCTCGCAGACGAAGTCCAATGAATCGGCGGAGACGTTCCGCTGGGTCTTCGACAACAGTTACGCGACTTGGCGGTACCGGTTCCACATCGCGACGAGTGTCCCCGACCTCGGACAGGTCCGCGGCAAGATTGTGCTGATGACCCGCGCCCCGTACATCGGAGGGCTGAACCTCGGATCCAGCCTGTTCGACACCCAGGACGTCTGGGAAAGACCGACCATCGCGTACAAGAAGCAGCTCGTTCACAATCACCTGGTCAAGGCGATCAACGCTGGGTCATCCAGGTCGCAGATCTTCATGAACTACACCAGCGCCAACAGCGGTCCCCAATACGGCGTTACCCCGTGGGCCTACGCGCGGGACGTGAATCCCTACACCCTCTCGGAGGCCAACCGCCTGTACTCACCCGGCAGGCGCGTGGGCGTGATCGCGATGGACTTCATCAACCATCACAGCGCCGTGACGGCCGCCATCGTCAAGATGAACAAGACGGGCCGGTACCCCATTGTGCTGGATATGAGCCCTACCACGGTGTCCAGTGTGCCGTATGCCGGTGGCGCGGGACAGAGTTTCAGGATCGTCCCGCAGGCCGACGGCTCCTTCGGGATCCGCAGCGTGTACTTCAACTCCGTACTGGGGATGACCAGTGGCGGTGCGGTAACCGCCCGGCCCTATACGGGTGGCCAGGACCAGAGCTTCAGCATCGTCCCGCAGGGCGACGGTTCCATCGGTATCCGCAACAAGTACTACGACCGTGTTCTGACGTTCTCCAACACGGGTGCGGTGTCTGCCGAGCCATACACAGGCCATGCAGGCCAGAGTTTCACTTCTGCCCCGCAAGCCGACGGTTCCACTGGCATCCGCAGCAGGTACTTCTGGACTGGCTCATAA
- a CDS encoding Ku protein — MEPTENGARIRRRRICEAEGVEVPYGDVARGYEAADRRTVVLSDSDLADLPLPAGCCAGSA; from the coding sequence CTGGAACCCACAGAGAACGGCGCCAGGATCCGGCGACGGCGCATCTGCGAGGCTGAAGGCGTCGAGGTGCCGTACGGGGACGTCGCCCGCGGCTACGAGGCCGCGGATCGTCGCACCGTCGTGCTCAGCGACAGCGACCTCGCGGATCTGCCCCTTCCAGCGGGCTGCTGCGCCGGGTCGGCCTAA